A genomic segment from Campylobacter concisus encodes:
- a CDS encoding GDP-mannose dehydrogenase, whose translation MKKIFYIMLFCFSAYSCDPADPAYMFLDYNDIDRDGMLNLDEWTSCKVPSALKIAPDLCTSEEFKRLDLDRSGKVSINELGSLIFQKIDWQEDPCASWLTGSKNVDQNKSR comes from the coding sequence ATGAAGAAAATTTTTTACATTATGCTATTTTGCTTTAGCGCATATAGCTGTGATCCAGCGGATCCGGCGTATATGTTTTTGGATTACAATGACATAGATCGTGACGGTATGCTAAATTTAGATGAGTGGACGTCCTGCAAAGTGCCATCAGCGCTAAAAATAGCACCAGATCTATGCACTAGTGAGGAATTTAAGAGGCTGGATCTTGATCGTAGTGGCAAAGTTAGCATTAATGAGCTAGGAAGTTTGATATTTCAAAAGATTGACTGGCAAGAAGATCCATGCGCCTCTTGGCTGACTGGCAGTAAAAACGTAGATCAAAATAAAAGTCGTTGA
- a CDS encoding ParA family protein, whose protein sequence is MSEIITIANQKGGVGKTTTAVNLAASLAVAEKKVLLIDIDPQANATTGLGFSRSDYEFNIYHVLTDRKKLSQIVLKTEIPTLFLAPSNIGLVGIEQEFNDQNKDYKLILKNKISEVVNDYDFIIIDSPPALGSITINALSASDSVIIPIQCEFYALEGLAQILNTVKIIKKTINPKLNIKGFLPTMFSSQNNLSKETIANLKQHFENKLFKSKDSKDEFVVVPRNVKLAESPSFGKPVILYDIKSPGSIAYQNLAYCILN, encoded by the coding sequence ATGAGCGAGATAATAACAATAGCTAATCAAAAAGGCGGCGTTGGCAAGACCACAACAGCCGTAAATTTAGCCGCGTCACTGGCGGTTGCTGAAAAAAAAGTATTATTAATAGATATCGATCCACAGGCAAACGCGACAACTGGACTTGGTTTTAGTAGAAGCGACTATGAGTTTAACATCTATCACGTCTTAACAGATAGAAAAAAGCTCTCGCAAATCGTGTTAAAAACTGAGATCCCAACACTTTTTTTGGCCCCGTCAAATATAGGACTTGTCGGTATCGAGCAAGAATTTAACGACCAAAATAAGGACTATAAACTAATCCTTAAAAACAAAATTTCAGAAGTTGTAAACGATTATGATTTTATCATCATCGATAGTCCTCCAGCACTTGGAAGCATTACGATAAATGCTCTTAGTGCAAGCGATAGTGTGATCATCCCTATCCAGTGTGAATTTTACGCACTTGAGGGTTTGGCACAGATCCTAAATACAGTTAAGATCATCAAAAAAACGATAAATCCAAAGCTTAACATAAAGGGTTTTTTGCCAACTATGTTTAGTTCGCAAAATAATCTCTCAAAAGAGACAATTGCAAATTTAAAACAGCATTTTGAAAACAAGCTCTTTAAAAGTAAAGACAGCAAGGATGAATTTGTGGTCGTTCCAAGAAATGTGAAACTTGCTGAAAGCCCAAGTTTTGGTAAGCCAGTGATACTTTATGATATAAAATCGCCTGGCTCGATCGCGTATCAAAATTTAGCATATTGTATTTTAAACTAA
- the rpmA gene encoding 50S ribosomal protein L27: MAHKKGQGSTQNNRDSIGRRLGVKKFGGEFVRAGNIIIRQRGTATHAGNNVGLGKDHTIFALVDGFVKFERLDKNRKKVSVYPAA; the protein is encoded by the coding sequence ATGGCACACAAAAAAGGTCAAGGTTCAACCCAAAATAACCGTGATAGTATCGGACGCCGATTAGGTGTTAAAAAATTTGGTGGTGAGTTCGTTCGTGCTGGAAATATAATCATCCGCCAAAGAGGAACAGCGACTCACGCTGGAAATAACGTAGGTCTTGGCAAAGATCACACTATTTTCGCATTAGTCGATGGCTTTGTAAAATTTGAAAGACTTGATAAAAACAGAAAAAAAGTATCTGTTTATCCAGCTGCATAA
- the rplU gene encoding 50S ribosomal protein L21: MSKYAIFKHGGKQYRVSEGEYLKLDHFSAEAKSTVEITEVLAVNDGEVKVGAPFVKGAKVVLEVVNEGKDKKVVIYKKRRRKDSKLKRGFRRQFTRVKVVSIAA; the protein is encoded by the coding sequence ATGTCAAAATACGCTATATTTAAGCATGGTGGCAAGCAATATCGTGTTAGCGAGGGCGAGTACCTTAAGCTAGATCACTTTAGTGCTGAAGCTAAATCAACCGTTGAGATTACAGAAGTTTTGGCTGTAAATGACGGCGAAGTAAAGGTAGGTGCGCCATTTGTGAAGGGTGCAAAAGTTGTTCTTGAGGTCGTTAATGAAGGCAAAGACAAAAAAGTAGTTATCTACAAAAAACGCAGACGTAAAGACTCAAAACTAAAACGCGGCTTTAGAAGACAATTTACACGTGTAAAAGTCGTAAGTATCGCAGCTTAA
- a CDS encoding glycosyltransferase family 4 protein has product MQILLYNVTTALKIGGVETFYYSVGKELMQDHKVTICTGQGKFVPAFLKESNIDLKMFDFYPREKVLKLGNRFRKFVERVSFYFNARKFLKSQKFDVLVIHKPFDFFVAYLLKKHDKNLKTIFVSGGEDFYFFDRFFVKFIDKIISVSDANADILRKRYSREIKVVYNGVDKEKFYPDASLKEKIRDKFGVKSDEILIGSVGRVVGWKGFGMMVKNINKIENAKFMLVGDGENLQSLRELATELNVSQKVIFVGAIGHDELNQYYNACDIYLQPSVGHEAFGITVIEALSANKPCVVSINGGMKEIIKDGVNGYKFKISDESDMIEKINLTLKNIENLRPRESIKGMYDWSKFAQELVEL; this is encoded by the coding sequence TTGCAAATTCTGCTTTACAATGTAACAACTGCATTAAAAATAGGTGGTGTTGAGACTTTTTATTATTCTGTGGGTAAAGAGCTTATGCAAGACCATAAAGTCACTATTTGTACTGGACAAGGCAAATTTGTACCAGCTTTTTTAAAAGAAAGCAATATTGATCTAAAAATGTTTGACTTTTATCCAAGAGAGAAGGTTTTAAAACTAGGCAATAGATTTAGGAAATTTGTTGAGAGAGTTAGTTTTTATTTTAATGCTAGAAAATTTTTGAAATCTCAAAAATTTGATGTTTTAGTTATTCATAAACCATTTGATTTTTTTGTAGCATACTTACTTAAAAAACATGATAAAAATTTAAAGACTATATTTGTAAGTGGTGGAGAGGATTTTTATTTTTTTGATCGCTTTTTTGTTAAATTTATTGACAAAATCATTAGTGTGAGTGACGCAAATGCTGACATCTTACGAAAAAGATATAGCAGAGAGATAAAAGTAGTTTATAACGGTGTAGATAAAGAGAAGTTTTATCCAGATGCATCACTAAAAGAAAAAATAAGAGATAAATTTGGCGTAAAGAGTGATGAAATTTTGATAGGAAGCGTTGGCAGAGTAGTTGGTTGGAAAGGCTTTGGTATGATGGTGAAAAATATAAACAAGATAGAAAACGCCAAATTTATGCTTGTTGGCGATGGTGAAAATTTACAAAGTCTAAGAGAGCTAGCAACCGAACTTAATGTAAGCCAAAAGGTTATTTTTGTCGGCGCTATCGGGCATGATGAGTTAAATCAGTATTATAACGCCTGCGATATCTATCTGCAGCCGAGTGTCGGCCATGAGGCTTTTGGCATAACTGTAATTGAAGCATTGTCTGCTAATAAACCTTGTGTAGTTAGCATAAATGGTGGCATGAAAGAAATAATAAAAGATGGAGTAAATGGGTATAAATTTAAAATTTCTGATGAAAGCGACATGATAGAAAAGATAAATTTAACGCTAAAAAATATAGAAAATTTAAGACCAAGAGAGAGCATAAAAGGCATGTACGATTGGTCAAAATTTGCACAGGAACTGGTTGAGTTATGA
- a CDS encoding glycosyltransferase, which produces MKLFYIYPEQIPQGNAREIAILNTFFELSNMCDAKLVVPQSPLNLNEVNEKFSLKLKANDILFVRKRILFLKSNKIFNFFLKKIINNDSNKDAIFYTRHLKIAKFLLENKISNQKVVFEVHECFTLGNKALYNMEKEILKDADFIFSHNISTLNELRKFFDLQITNSAVVYNGCKQDYIFKKKDFDFSSINYYGSFLLWKGLDLMLDFALKTRIKLELYGKNSGNSFINLKNTLKERKIECLVCFKGMLPQKEVVKSLIKNNTILIIPSVKSAYSLYSTPLKLFEYMANSNVVLAPNFPPVAEIVKDGKNGFLYEAGDKKSLEEKFNYIKTLSNDELNKISKNAYENMSENTWKNRARKIIKELEKIN; this is translated from the coding sequence ATGAAACTATTTTACATATATCCAGAACAAATTCCGCAAGGCAATGCAAGAGAGATAGCAATTCTAAATACATTTTTTGAGCTTAGTAATATGTGCGATGCTAAACTGGTTGTACCGCAGTCTCCTTTAAATTTAAATGAGGTAAATGAGAAATTTTCTTTAAAGTTAAAAGCTAATGACATATTGTTTGTAAGAAAAAGGATTCTATTTTTAAAAAGTAATAAAATTTTTAATTTTTTTCTAAAAAAAATAATAAATAACGACTCAAATAAAGATGCGATATTTTACACAAGGCATTTAAAGATAGCTAAATTTCTACTAGAAAATAAAATATCCAATCAAAAGGTTGTATTTGAAGTGCATGAGTGTTTTACCTTGGGTAACAAAGCACTTTATAATATGGAAAAAGAGATACTAAAAGATGCTGATTTTATCTTTTCGCACAATATCAGCACATTAAATGAACTTAGAAAATTTTTTGACTTACAAATAACAAATTCGGCAGTTGTCTATAATGGTTGCAAACAAGATTATATTTTTAAGAAAAAAGATTTTGATTTTTCAAGTATAAACTATTATGGCTCATTCTTGTTATGGAAAGGTCTTGATCTGATGCTGGATTTTGCTTTAAAAACCAGGATAAAACTCGAGCTGTATGGTAAGAATAGTGGAAATAGTTTTATAAATTTAAAAAATACTCTTAAAGAAAGAAAGATCGAATGTCTGGTATGTTTTAAAGGGATGTTACCTCAAAAAGAAGTTGTAAAAAGTCTCATTAAAAACAATACAATTTTGATAATACCTAGTGTAAAAAGTGCTTATTCTCTTTATAGCACTCCGCTAAAGCTTTTTGAGTATATGGCAAACTCAAACGTTGTCTTAGCTCCAAATTTTCCACCAGTTGCCGAGATAGTAAAAGATGGCAAAAATGGTTTTTTGTACGAAGCAGGAGATAAAAAAAGTCTAGAAGAAAAATTTAACTATATAAAGACGTTAAGTAATGATGAGCTAAATAAAATTTCAAAAAATGCTTATGAGAATATGAGCGAAAATACTTGGAAAAATAGAGCTAGAAAAATAATCAAAGAATTAGAAAAGATAAATTAA
- the fmt gene encoding methionyl-tRNA formyltransferase, whose amino-acid sequence MNVVFMGTPDYAVRILRHLKEAGFNIKAVFTQPDKPVGRKQILTPSEVKIYAQNELAGVPVLTPNTLKDEAVVNELKAFEPKFIVVAAYGKILPQSVLDVATCINLHASILPKYRGASPIQSVILAGEKQTGVTAMLMDAGLDTGDMLDFICTPCESKMSSELFSELGELGGELIVKVLKNFENLKPQKQDDAQASHCKKISKSDGLFSFDEEAGQIYNKFRALTPWPGIYLASGLKILSLELSDKSGKSGEILSVEKDHVVVACKGGAVKIYELQEPSKKPTNAKAYINGKRLSVGDELK is encoded by the coding sequence ATGAATGTAGTTTTTATGGGGACGCCTGATTATGCCGTTAGGATACTTAGGCACCTAAAAGAAGCTGGCTTTAATATAAAAGCAGTCTTTACCCAGCCTGATAAGCCAGTTGGCAGAAAGCAAATTTTAACCCCAAGTGAGGTGAAAATTTACGCACAAAATGAGCTAGCAGGCGTGCCAGTCCTTACACCAAATACGCTAAAAGATGAGGCGGTAGTTAACGAGCTAAAGGCATTTGAGCCTAAATTTATTGTAGTAGCAGCTTATGGTAAAATTTTGCCCCAAAGCGTTTTGGACGTGGCAACTTGCATAAATTTACACGCCTCGATCTTGCCAAAATATAGAGGTGCTAGCCCTATACAAAGCGTGATCTTAGCAGGTGAGAAGCAAACTGGCGTCACAGCTATGCTAATGGACGCTGGGCTTGACACTGGCGATATGCTGGACTTCATCTGCACTCCTTGCGAGAGTAAGATGTCAAGCGAGCTTTTTAGCGAGCTAGGCGAGCTTGGCGGCGAGCTAATCGTAAAAGTGCTTAAAAATTTTGAAAATTTAAAGCCGCAAAAACAAGACGACGCGCAGGCCTCGCACTGCAAAAAGATAAGCAAGAGTGATGGACTTTTTAGCTTTGACGAAGAGGCTGGGCAAATTTATAATAAATTTCGTGCGCTCACACCTTGGCCAGGGATTTATCTAGCAAGTGGACTAAAAATTTTATCACTTGAACTAAGCGACAAAAGTGGCAAAAGCGGAGAAATTTTAAGCGTAGAGAAGGACCACGTCGTGGTTGCTTGCAAGGGTGGGGCGGTCAAAATTTACGAGCTTCAAGAGCCAAGCAAAAAGCCAACAAACGCAAAAGCATATATAAATGGTAAGCGCCTTAGCGTTGGCGATGAATTAAAATAA
- a CDS encoding glycosyltransferase family 4 protein, producing MKNFEGLPNAKIYKVIKNGVDIDKFKKINFKKDKKIIIGFVGRIVSQKKVEYMIELAREFKNLSEYNFKIIGEIIKRKDNYEYYKSLVKKIKEYNLNNIEFLDNISPDKVHAAYNDFDFTIIPLNDKESFCMVGIEAMSCESFVIARAGGGSKEYMVDSENCKLFEFENFARNVKKYILNLKDSDKIKIITNARKMCEENFSWGKIANDVQKIYEEVLNDNSK from the coding sequence ATGAAGAATTTTGAAGGTCTACCAAATGCAAAAATTTATAAAGTTATAAAAAATGGTGTAGATATAGATAAATTTAAAAAAATAAATTTTAAAAAAGATAAAAAAATTATTATTGGTTTTGTGGGAAGAATAGTTAGTCAAAAAAAAGTTGAATATATGATTGAACTAGCAAGAGAATTTAAAAATTTATCTGAGTACAATTTTAAAATAATAGGTGAAATAATTAAAAGAAAAGATAATTATGAATACTATAAAAGTCTTGTTAAAAAGATAAAAGAATACAATCTAAACAATATAGAATTTCTTGACAATATCTCACCAGATAAAGTTCACGCCGCATATAATGACTTTGATTTTACAATCATCCCTTTAAATGACAAAGAGTCGTTTTGCATGGTTGGCATAGAGGCTATGAGCTGCGAAAGTTTTGTTATAGCAAGAGCAGGTGGCGGCAGCAAGGAGTATATGGTGGATAGTGAGAATTGTAAGCTTTTTGAGTTTGAAAATTTCGCCAGAAATGTAAAAAAGTATATTTTAAATTTAAAGGATTCTGACAAAATAAAAATTATTACAAATGCTAGAAAAATGTGTGAAGAGAATTTTTCCTGGGGTAAAATTGCTAATGATGTACAAAAAATTTATGAAGAAGTTTTAAATGATAATTCAAAATAA
- a CDS encoding biotin--[acetyl-CoA-carboxylase] ligase gives MKVEFFQSLPSTQEFLIDALKNGEIKAPYMVVAYNQTKGIGSRGNSWEGLGGNLFMSFCISEDELPSDIPPPSISIYFSMLMREVLSELGSKCWLKWPNDFYVDEYKIGGTLTNKVDEIYICGMGINLTSAPEKAGILDIKTSVDELVWGFVSMLDKKILWKPIFSKFRIDFCKSKSFITHIANRAVSLQDAEICDDGAILLNGEKVYSLR, from the coding sequence TTGAAAGTAGAGTTTTTTCAAAGTCTGCCTTCGACACAGGAATTTTTGATAGACGCCCTAAAAAACGGCGAGATAAAAGCTCCGTATATGGTTGTGGCGTATAATCAAACCAAAGGCATCGGCAGCCGCGGTAACAGCTGGGAGGGGCTTGGCGGAAATTTGTTTATGTCATTTTGCATAAGCGAAGATGAGCTACCAAGCGACATACCACCACCTTCGATCTCGATATATTTTTCTATGCTGATGCGTGAGGTCTTGAGCGAACTTGGCTCAAAGTGCTGGCTAAAATGGCCAAATGATTTTTACGTAGATGAGTACAAAATAGGCGGCACTTTGACAAATAAAGTGGATGAAATTTACATTTGCGGCATGGGGATAAATTTAACGAGTGCGCCCGAAAAAGCGGGTATTTTAGACATCAAAACTAGCGTAGATGAGCTAGTTTGGGGCTTTGTTAGCATGCTTGATAAAAAGATTTTATGGAAGCCAATTTTTAGCAAATTTAGGATAGACTTTTGCAAGTCAAAAAGTTTTATTACGCATATTGCAAATAGAGCTGTTTCGCTTCAGGATGCTGAAATTTGCGATGATGGAGCAATCTTACTAAATGGGGAAAAGGTATATTCTTTAAGATGA
- the obgE gene encoding GTPase ObgE, translating to MFIDSARLTLSSGHGGAGAVSFRREKHIILGGPDGGDGGDGGDVYFICDNNTHTLANYKGKRAMKAGNGEAGMGKRMTGKKGENLELIVPPGTAVYDAQTNELLCDIVSEGQKTLFLKGGKGGLGNFHFKSSINQAPEYAQKGMPEESIEVRLELKLIADVGLVGFPNVGKSTLISTVSNAKPQIANYEFTTLTPKLGLVEVDEFSGFVMADIPGIIEGASDGRGLGVKFLKHIERNKILLFMIDGANYRGMSEQFSVLKEEVAKFSSVLASRDYAIAITRVDAAENLDENIKEFMKFLKLKPEQNGKFIYKQDLLSFDHSKPYFILPISSATNENIDELKFALLELLKKEL from the coding sequence ATGTTTATAGATAGTGCAAGATTGACTTTAAGTTCGGGGCATGGTGGAGCTGGAGCTGTGAGTTTTCGCCGTGAAAAACACATCATTTTAGGCGGTCCTGATGGCGGAGACGGCGGAGACGGCGGAGACGTTTATTTTATTTGTGACAACAACACCCACACTTTAGCAAATTATAAGGGTAAAAGAGCCATGAAAGCTGGCAATGGTGAAGCTGGCATGGGCAAGCGAATGACTGGTAAAAAAGGCGAAAACTTAGAACTAATAGTCCCTCCTGGCACAGCTGTTTATGATGCACAGACAAATGAACTACTCTGTGACATAGTTAGCGAGGGGCAAAAGACACTATTTTTAAAAGGCGGTAAAGGTGGACTCGGAAATTTTCACTTTAAAAGCTCTATTAACCAAGCTCCAGAATACGCACAAAAAGGTATGCCAGAAGAGAGCATAGAGGTCAGGCTCGAGCTAAAGCTCATTGCTGATGTTGGTTTAGTGGGCTTTCCAAATGTTGGTAAATCAACGCTTATTTCAACAGTATCAAACGCCAAACCACAGATCGCAAACTACGAATTTACAACGCTTACGCCAAAGCTTGGCCTTGTTGAGGTCGATGAGTTTAGTGGCTTTGTCATGGCTGACATTCCTGGTATTATCGAGGGGGCGAGCGATGGACGCGGTTTGGGCGTTAAATTTCTAAAACATATCGAGCGAAATAAAATTTTACTTTTCATGATAGACGGAGCAAACTATAGAGGTATGAGCGAGCAGTTTAGTGTGCTAAAAGAAGAAGTCGCTAAATTTTCAAGCGTACTTGCTAGCAGGGACTATGCTATCGCTATCACCAGAGTCGATGCGGCGGAAAATTTAGATGAAAATATAAAAGAATTTATGAAATTTTTAAAGCTAAAGCCAGAGCAAAACGGTAAATTTATCTACAAACAAGATTTACTCAGCTTTGATCATTCAAAACCATATTTCATTTTGCCGATCTCATCAGCGACAAACGAGAATATCGACGAGCTTAAATTCGCACTACTTGAGCTGCTAAAAAAGGAACTTTGA
- the thiD gene encoding bifunctional hydroxymethylpyrimidine kinase/phosphomethylpyrimidine kinase: MKNALSIAGVDPSGGAGVLADIKVFIAHGVYAMGAITAVTAQNTKGIFGMQLVEPKLIEDQIKAICDDIRVDVIKIGVVPSVEIIKSVAKTLREIKNLPPVVLDPVMSCKNGDIWLEGAAKDAIVEELFPLASVITPNIFEAREILKRELKGESELKEACKNLLKFGEKSVYLKCGELNGKSLDIFYDGSEYEIFSDERIKTTATHGSGCSLSSAIASNLANGQSLKESVKNAHDYIFNAIKNAVIIGGGQNPVNHFYKFKV; the protein is encoded by the coding sequence ATGAAAAATGCACTAAGTATAGCAGGGGTTGATCCAAGCGGTGGAGCCGGAGTTTTAGCTGATATAAAGGTCTTTATAGCGCACGGCGTATATGCGATGGGAGCGATCACAGCGGTCACTGCTCAAAATACAAAGGGCATCTTTGGCATGCAGTTAGTTGAGCCAAAGCTCATCGAGGACCAGATCAAAGCGATATGTGATGATATAAGAGTTGATGTGATAAAAATAGGCGTTGTTCCAAGCGTTGAGATCATCAAAAGCGTCGCAAAAACGCTAAGAGAGATCAAAAATTTACCGCCAGTCGTGCTTGACCCTGTTATGAGCTGTAAAAATGGTGACATCTGGCTAGAGGGCGCTGCAAAAGACGCGATCGTGGAGGAGCTTTTTCCGCTTGCGAGCGTGATCACGCCAAATATCTTTGAAGCGCGCGAAATTTTAAAGCGTGAGCTAAAAGGCGAGAGCGAGCTAAAAGAGGCTTGTAAGAATCTATTAAAATTTGGCGAAAAAAGCGTCTATCTAAAATGTGGCGAACTTAATGGTAAGTCGCTTGATATATTTTATGATGGCAGTGAATATGAAATTTTTAGCGATGAGCGTATAAAAACGACTGCAACACACGGCTCAGGCTGCTCGCTATCAAGTGCGATCGCTTCAAATTTAGCAAATGGACAAAGCTTAAAAGAGAGCGTAAAAAATGCGCATGATTATATCTTTAACGCTATCAAAAACGCGGTCATCATCGGCGGCGGACAAAATCCGGTAAATCACTTCTATAAATTTAAGGTGTGA